The proteins below are encoded in one region of Paenibacillus sp. YYML68:
- a CDS encoding carbohydrate ABC transporter permease produces the protein MAASKGYYSQVRRAFGNRDNWWAFLFHLPNLVVFSVFTLFPILFAIVLSFYQWNVIEPPTFVGLDNYIHFLKDDKAITSLQLNILLIVYSVPTAVVISFFMAILINRKLAGIHLIRTMFYFPIIISLVSSAFIWKWIYSKNFGVLNYGLEWLGIPPVDWLGDDNVALLAVAIVIIWKHIPPTLIIYLAALQSVPKHLYEAASLDGAGAWKKMIHITWPMVSNATLLLFILNMIWTFFGSFDAIAVLTGGGPYGSTEIIIYYLYEKAFMELNMGYASALGIVLFVISLFITWLQFSLKKRGDSK, from the coding sequence ATGGCTGCGTCCAAAGGGTATTACAGTCAAGTAAGAAGAGCTTTCGGAAACAGAGATAATTGGTGGGCCTTTTTGTTTCATTTGCCTAACCTTGTTGTTTTTTCTGTCTTTACGCTATTTCCAATCCTATTTGCTATTGTTTTGTCGTTTTATCAATGGAATGTAATAGAGCCTCCCACTTTTGTTGGACTTGATAATTATATCCATTTTTTAAAGGATGATAAAGCAATCACTTCACTTCAATTAAATATTTTGCTAATTGTATATTCTGTGCCGACGGCCGTGGTGATTAGTTTCTTCATGGCTATATTAATTAATCGCAAGCTGGCAGGCATACATCTAATAAGAACTATGTTCTATTTTCCCATAATTATATCACTCGTATCATCGGCATTTATATGGAAATGGATATATTCGAAAAACTTCGGGGTGTTGAATTATGGCTTAGAGTGGTTAGGAATACCGCCTGTGGATTGGCTAGGGGATGACAATGTCGCATTGTTGGCGGTTGCAATCGTAATCATATGGAAGCATATTCCGCCCACTCTCATTATTTATTTAGCTGCTCTACAAAGTGTACCTAAGCATTTATACGAAGCTGCCTCCTTAGATGGTGCAGGAGCTTGGAAAAAGATGATTCATATCACTTGGCCCATGGTCTCCAATGCTACTTTACTATTGTTTATTCTAAATATGATATGGACATTTTTTGGTTCATTTGATGCAATTGCAGTATTAACTGGAGGCGGTCCATATGGTTCCACAGAAATAATTATATATTACTTGTATGAAAAAGCGTTTATGGAGCTGAATATGGGGTATGCATCTGCTCTTGGAATCGTTTTATTCGTCATTTCACTGTTTATAACATGGCTGCAGTTTTCACTGAAAAAAAGAGGTGACAGTAAATGA
- a CDS encoding carbohydrate ABC transporter permease has protein sequence MNIEFVKKQILLICSCLLGLVMFFPFIWMLSTSLKPSEEVYVFPPEFVPSSIQWNNFVLAWEELGIQTFMNSIFFTGAILIGQAIICLMSGFALAKIPAKGQKIFFALLLMSMMVPSQVSLVPSFIIVKHLDWVNTYQGLIVPIIAHTGFGTFLFRQFLQDVPDEIAESAKMDGANWFTIFVTIFIPLSKPIIATFSCLTFLTAWNMYLWPLVITQKTDLWVLTLKLAAMGSEYTSAPWNVSMAANLLAALPVIIIFLLAQRFFVESLSTTGMKN, from the coding sequence ATGAATATAGAGTTCGTAAAAAAGCAGATCCTCCTTATTTGTTCGTGTCTTCTAGGCTTGGTTATGTTTTTTCCATTTATATGGATGCTTAGTACTTCGTTAAAGCCGTCGGAAGAAGTGTATGTTTTTCCCCCTGAATTTGTACCTTCTTCGATACAATGGAATAATTTTGTGCTGGCATGGGAAGAGCTCGGCATTCAGACTTTTATGAATAGTATTTTTTTCACAGGGGCGATCTTAATCGGCCAAGCTATAATTTGTTTAATGTCTGGATTCGCATTGGCCAAAATTCCAGCAAAAGGTCAGAAGATCTTTTTTGCTTTGCTGTTGATGTCCATGATGGTTCCGAGTCAAGTTAGTCTAGTCCCGTCTTTTATCATAGTCAAACATTTAGATTGGGTGAACACCTATCAAGGACTCATTGTTCCTATTATTGCTCATACAGGATTTGGTACGTTTTTGTTTAGGCAGTTTTTACAGGACGTTCCTGATGAAATAGCTGAATCCGCGAAGATGGACGGCGCAAATTGGTTTACGATATTCGTCACTATTTTTATACCTCTAAGTAAACCTATTATTGCTACGTTCTCCTGTTTAACATTTCTAACTGCATGGAATATGTATTTATGGCCATTAGTGATAACACAAAAAACTGATCTATGGGTACTTACATTAAAACTGGCAGCAATGGGTTCAGAATATACTTCTGCACCATGGAATGTATCAATGGCTGCCAACTTACTGGCTGCTTTACCGGTTATTATTATTTTTTTGTTGGCACAACGATTTTTTGTTGAAAGCTTATCAACCACAGGAATGAAAAACTAA
- a CDS encoding cysteine desulfurase encodes MNTAEIRSQFPILNQEINGHPLVYLDSAATSQKPVSVIEAIKTYYERDNANVHRGVHTLGSRATDAYEGAREKVRRFLNARSTEEIIFTRGTTTAINLAAGSYARSVCGPGDEIVLTPMEHHSNLIPWQQVAKATGAVLKYIPLQPDGTIKLEDVERTITEKTKFVSIVYASNVLGTVNPVKEIAAIAHRHGAKILVDGAQSTPHKKVDVQDLDCDFYALSGHKMCAPTGIGALYGKKELLQQMDPIEFGGEMIDHVGLYDSTWKDLPWKFEGGTPIIAGAVGLGAAIDFLESIGLDQIEAHERKLTAYAMERMLTIDGLTVYGPQTNRVGLITFNLDDVHPHDVATVLDADGVAVRAGHHCCQPLMRWLNVTATARASFYLYNNEDDVDRLIAALNKTKEYFGHAIG; translated from the coding sequence ATGAACACAGCTGAAATCCGCAGTCAGTTCCCGATTCTGAATCAGGAGATCAACGGTCACCCGCTCGTCTATCTCGATTCGGCCGCGACAAGTCAGAAGCCGGTCTCGGTGATTGAGGCGATCAAGACGTATTACGAGCGTGACAATGCGAACGTGCATCGGGGCGTTCATACGCTCGGCTCGCGTGCGACCGATGCGTACGAGGGCGCTCGCGAGAAGGTGCGCCGCTTCCTTAACGCCCGGTCGACGGAGGAGATTATTTTCACCCGTGGCACAACGACGGCGATCAATCTGGCAGCAGGCAGCTATGCGCGCTCGGTATGCGGCCCAGGCGATGAGATCGTCCTGACACCGATGGAGCATCATAGTAATCTCATTCCATGGCAGCAGGTCGCGAAGGCGACCGGCGCTGTGCTGAAGTATATTCCGCTGCAGCCGGACGGCACGATCAAGCTGGAGGACGTGGAGCGTACGATTACGGAGAAGACGAAGTTCGTCTCGATCGTGTATGCGTCGAACGTACTTGGCACAGTCAATCCGGTGAAGGAAATTGCAGCAATTGCTCATCGTCACGGTGCTAAGATTCTTGTGGACGGTGCGCAGAGCACACCGCACAAGAAGGTCGACGTGCAGGACCTTGATTGCGACTTCTACGCGCTGTCTGGTCATAAGATGTGCGCTCCTACAGGCATCGGTGCACTGTACGGCAAGAAGGAGCTGCTCCAGCAGATGGACCCGATCGAATTCGGCGGCGAGATGATCGATCATGTCGGCCTGTATGACTCGACGTGGAAGGACCTTCCATGGAAGTTCGAGGGAGGAACGCCGATCATTGCTGGCGCTGTCGGACTCGGCGCAGCGATCGACTTCCTAGAGAGCATTGGTCTTGATCAGATCGAGGCGCATGAGCGCAAGCTCACCGCCTACGCGATGGAGCGTATGCTCACGATTGACGGACTGACCGTATACGGTCCACAGACAAATCGTGTCGGACTGATCACCTTCAACCTCGACGATGTACATCCGCACGACGTAGCGACTGTGCTCGATGCGGACGGTGTCGCAGTACGTGCCGGACATCACTGCTGCCAGCCGCTCATGCGCTGGTTGAATGTGACCGCAACGGCGAGGGCAAGCTTCTATTTATACAATAATGAAGATGACGTGGACCGGTTAATTGCTGCTCTGAATAAAACAAAGGAGTACTTCGGCCATGCAATTGGATGA
- a CDS encoding AraC family transcriptional regulator: MTQFMERYKDAWSEDSLRFIRTPSPFAKSSLFYVQEIGHFQTQPSYFTEREQLDSFLMVYTLRGLGRLNYQQRSLTVHANQLFFIDCMQYHHYRTDNENPWELLWVHFNGSTTRGYYDKFAEAGNPILTLQPETSIPSLIKQLIHYQQPSLYSELKCSMLLVELMTDCLLEQKQAIGTALSEADYIYAVIEDIKLNYKSKITLDELSKQHAVSKSHLSKQFKRMTGFSPNEYLINIRITHAKELLKYTDLPVAQIAAEVGIENVSHFINLFKDRVEYTPLLFRKKWQR; this comes from the coding sequence ATGACACAATTTATGGAACGTTATAAAGACGCTTGGAGCGAGGACTCTCTACGATTCATTCGCACCCCTTCGCCATTTGCTAAGTCCAGCTTATTTTACGTGCAGGAAATCGGTCATTTTCAGACACAGCCCTCCTATTTCACAGAACGCGAGCAGCTCGATTCCTTCTTGATGGTCTACACACTTAGGGGATTAGGGAGATTAAACTATCAGCAGCGCTCTCTTACTGTACATGCCAATCAATTATTTTTTATTGACTGTATGCAATATCATCATTATCGAACCGACAATGAGAACCCGTGGGAGCTGTTGTGGGTCCACTTTAATGGCAGTACAACTCGTGGATATTACGACAAATTTGCCGAGGCCGGAAATCCGATCCTAACCCTTCAGCCGGAAACGAGCATCCCTTCTTTGATCAAGCAGCTTATTCATTATCAGCAACCTAGCTTATACAGTGAATTGAAATGCTCGATGCTGCTGGTTGAGCTCATGACCGATTGCTTATTGGAGCAGAAGCAAGCCATAGGTACAGCGTTAAGCGAAGCGGACTATATTTATGCAGTCATAGAGGATATCAAATTGAATTATAAAAGTAAAATAACGTTGGATGAGCTGAGCAAACAGCATGCTGTAAGTAAATCCCATCTATCCAAGCAGTTTAAACGTATGACTGGATTCTCACCTAATGAGTACCTCATTAACATCAGAATTACACACGCCAAGGAGCTACTCAAATATACTGACCTCCCGGTCGCCCAAATCGCAGCAGAGGTGGGCATTGAGAACGTCAGCCATTTTATAAATTTATTCAAGGACCGCGTAGAATACACACCGCTACTCTTTCGAAAGAAGTGGCAGAGATAA
- a CDS encoding alpha-L-rhamnosidase: MLRRVFTLKGKVKDARLYATALGLYELHLNGRRVGDWLFTPGWTSYNNRLQYQAYEVTELLKTEVNAIGALLGNGWYKGNLAFAEQRNIYGKQLALLCQLHITYEDGTEDMVISDDQWKSATGPLLFSEIYHGETYDARLARNGWNEAEGLDSDWAGTQIIDHPKDILIAQEHMPTRIIQEIKPVSMIHTPSGETVLDIGQNMVGWVHFKVQGERGRTITLQHAEVLDRNGEFYVGNLRNAKQTINYVLKGGEEEEYEPHFSYQGFRYVKVEGWPGELDLQDFTAKVIHTDNEITGTFECSDHMLNQLQHNIVWGQRGNFLDVPTDCPQRDERLGWTGDAHVFMRTASFNMNTALFFTKWLRDLKADQLPSGGVPHVIPHVLREEDHSSSAWGDAAVICPWTLYVCYGDVRILEEQYESMKAWVEYIRNQGDNEYLWNTGFHFGDWLGLDAKEDSYEGATPKDLIATAFYAYSTKLVKETAQILSHTEDVVKYERLYQQIIEHFSSEFVSPNGRLVSHTQTAHVLALMFDVLKVKDRQRVADTLAKLIIDNKVHLSTGFVGTPYLCHVLSRFGYVDLAYQLVLQKDYPSWLYSISKGATTIWEHWDGIKEDGSFWSDDMNSFNHYAYGAVGDWLYRTVAGIDTSIDRPGYKHIVICPSFGTELSWVNASYDSMYGTIHSKWMKLPDGMQIYISIPPNTDATVRFSGVSRVEQIRESDSAIPEMEGLLDWGLNDGHVELRVGSGHYHFTIEH, translated from the coding sequence ATGCTTCGCCGTGTATTCACTCTGAAGGGGAAGGTGAAGGATGCACGGTTGTATGCAACTGCATTAGGTCTATATGAGCTTCACCTTAACGGGCGCAGGGTGGGAGATTGGTTATTTACACCCGGATGGACCTCGTACAATAATCGATTACAATATCAAGCCTATGAGGTTACCGAATTATTGAAGACGGAAGTAAATGCTATCGGTGCCCTTCTAGGGAATGGTTGGTATAAAGGAAATTTGGCCTTTGCCGAACAAAGAAATATTTATGGGAAGCAATTGGCATTATTGTGCCAGTTGCATATCACCTATGAAGATGGCACTGAGGATATGGTTATATCTGATGATCAGTGGAAATCAGCAACTGGCCCCTTATTATTCTCTGAGATATACCACGGTGAAACCTACGATGCGCGATTAGCAAGGAACGGGTGGAATGAGGCGGAGGGTCTCGATTCTGATTGGGCAGGAACCCAAATTATCGATCATCCTAAAGACATATTGATAGCTCAAGAACATATGCCCACACGTATTATTCAAGAAATAAAGCCCGTTTCCATGATACACACGCCTTCAGGTGAAACCGTACTAGATATAGGACAAAACATGGTAGGCTGGGTTCATTTTAAGGTACAAGGGGAACGTGGACGAACCATTACATTGCAACATGCAGAAGTGCTTGATCGCAACGGAGAATTCTATGTAGGTAATTTGAGGAATGCCAAGCAAACGATAAATTATGTGCTAAAGGGAGGGGAAGAGGAGGAGTACGAGCCTCATTTTTCTTACCAGGGATTTCGTTACGTGAAGGTTGAGGGATGGCCGGGAGAGCTAGACTTGCAGGACTTCACAGCCAAAGTGATTCATACCGATAATGAGATAACAGGGACATTCGAATGCTCGGATCATATGCTCAATCAGCTACAGCACAACATTGTGTGGGGCCAGAGAGGTAACTTTCTTGATGTGCCCACAGACTGCCCTCAAAGAGACGAAAGACTGGGCTGGACAGGAGACGCTCATGTTTTTATGCGGACAGCGTCGTTCAACATGAATACAGCGTTATTCTTTACGAAGTGGCTGCGAGACTTGAAGGCTGACCAGCTTCCAAGCGGTGGAGTGCCTCATGTCATTCCACATGTACTACGGGAGGAAGACCATTCTTCATCAGCCTGGGGTGATGCTGCGGTTATATGCCCATGGACACTCTATGTCTGTTATGGAGATGTAAGAATTCTGGAGGAACAATATGAAAGCATGAAGGCATGGGTAGAGTATATACGAAATCAAGGCGATAATGAGTATCTTTGGAATACAGGCTTTCACTTTGGCGATTGGCTTGGATTGGATGCGAAAGAAGATAGTTATGAGGGCGCAACTCCGAAGGATCTAATCGCAACTGCATTCTACGCTTATTCAACTAAGTTAGTGAAAGAGACAGCTCAAATCCTCAGTCATACCGAAGATGTAGTCAAGTATGAACGACTGTACCAGCAAATAATCGAACATTTCAGTAGTGAGTTTGTTTCGCCTAATGGAAGATTGGTATCTCATACTCAGACTGCGCATGTGTTGGCTCTAATGTTCGATGTTCTTAAAGTAAAGGATCGGCAAAGAGTGGCGGACACATTAGCTAAATTAATCATTGATAATAAGGTACATCTATCAACGGGGTTTGTGGGAACGCCTTATTTATGCCATGTATTGTCACGGTTTGGCTACGTAGATCTCGCTTATCAATTAGTGTTGCAAAAGGACTACCCTTCATGGCTATATTCCATAAGTAAGGGGGCGACAACGATCTGGGAGCATTGGGACGGAATCAAAGAAGACGGCTCTTTCTGGAGTGACGATATGAATTCGTTCAACCATTATGCGTATGGTGCGGTTGGCGATTGGCTTTATCGAACCGTAGCTGGTATTGATACATCGATAGATCGGCCTGGATATAAGCATATTGTAATATGTCCTAGCTTTGGAACAGAATTAAGCTGGGTCAACGCCAGTTATGATAGCATGTATGGTACAATTCACTCCAAGTGGATGAAGCTGCCTGACGGTATGCAGATCTATATCTCAATTCCGCCCAACACTGATGCAACGGTACGATTTAGCGGAGTAAGCAGAGTGGAGCAAATAAGGGAAAGTGATTCGGCGATACCGGAAATGGAAGGCTTATTGGACTGGGGTCTTAACGATGGGCATGTCGAATTGCGAGTAGGATCGGGTCATTATCACTTTACGATTGAGCATTGA
- a CDS encoding sugar ABC transporter substrate-binding protein, with product MKGLITVLMRKMTIVSVILVMALVVSGCSASNKKVAESEHVAEGSGAVTLRVAIRDYLTAEAEKVVAAFEKKYPNINVELEPWPTSEDQYRQKITTNLAANNLPDVIANLGAMSSLFADNGVTVNLDEMLKSDPDLNRDSFDAAFLNTGVSSGTKTKGEVHMLPLGADAIVIFYNKRLFDEANVPYPTSDWDYEKFIDTARKLTKKDDKGNTITYGANMRFKWMAVYNPLLANFGGSLVNAGGDQATFDSPEAIKGWKALVEPAKEGIFVPLTVQNDMGSDNAPFLAGKAAMFTGIRALVPVVRKSLKDDWDVVELPYINGVKKVGAGAVGFSITSKTKHKEEAWKFMKFIYDAEGGMKIFAENYSVVPPIKSLYTSAFWTELPGPPYSNHVFTDTLKYSVTSPPIPVEAGGAFNSAINEALEKYLLTDGLNLEELMQDAAVKATKALNKN from the coding sequence ATGAAAGGCTTGATTACTGTGTTGATGAGAAAAATGACTATTGTCAGTGTAATCCTGGTAATGGCTCTAGTAGTTAGCGGTTGTTCAGCATCAAATAAAAAAGTCGCGGAAAGTGAACATGTTGCGGAAGGCTCTGGGGCTGTTACGTTAAGAGTGGCCATAAGAGATTACTTAACTGCTGAAGCAGAGAAGGTCGTTGCTGCATTCGAGAAGAAATATCCGAACATTAACGTAGAGCTAGAGCCTTGGCCTACTAGCGAGGACCAGTATAGGCAAAAAATAACCACAAACCTTGCGGCGAATAATTTACCTGATGTGATTGCAAACTTAGGTGCAATGTCTTCGCTCTTTGCAGATAATGGTGTTACCGTGAACCTCGATGAAATGTTGAAGTCTGATCCTGATCTCAATAGAGATTCTTTTGATGCAGCCTTTTTGAATACTGGTGTATCATCAGGTACTAAAACTAAAGGTGAAGTGCACATGCTGCCGCTCGGAGCAGATGCCATCGTTATTTTTTATAACAAGCGGCTGTTTGATGAAGCGAATGTACCTTATCCAACAAGCGATTGGGATTATGAGAAGTTTATTGATACAGCTAGAAAGCTCACTAAGAAGGATGATAAAGGGAATACAATAACCTACGGTGCGAATATGCGATTTAAGTGGATGGCCGTTTATAATCCATTATTAGCGAATTTCGGAGGTTCATTGGTCAATGCTGGGGGAGATCAGGCGACTTTTGATAGTCCTGAAGCCATTAAGGGATGGAAAGCTCTCGTAGAGCCTGCGAAAGAAGGGATATTCGTACCTTTAACGGTTCAGAACGATATGGGTAGTGATAATGCTCCATTCTTAGCTGGTAAGGCTGCGATGTTCACTGGAATAAGAGCCTTGGTTCCTGTGGTAAGAAAAAGCTTAAAGGACGACTGGGATGTTGTAGAGCTTCCTTATATCAATGGTGTCAAAAAAGTTGGCGCTGGCGCTGTCGGCTTCTCGATAACATCAAAAACAAAGCATAAAGAGGAAGCATGGAAATTCATGAAGTTTATATACGATGCTGAAGGCGGAATGAAGATTTTTGCAGAAAATTATTCTGTAGTTCCGCCGATCAAGAGTCTATACACGAGTGCATTCTGGACGGAATTACCAGGTCCTCCATATTCAAATCATGTGTTTACAGATACTTTGAAATATTCTGTTACGTCTCCTCCAATACCTGTTGAGGCCGGTGGTGCATTCAATAGTGCAATCAATGAGGCTCTGGAAAAATACTTATTAACTGATGGACTCAATCTAGAGGAATTGATGCAGGACGCTGCTGTTAAAGCAACTAAGGCTCTTAACAAAAACTAA
- a CDS encoding L-fucose/L-arabinose isomerase family protein — protein sequence MQWQQSIKPASKPRIGLYSVGLKAYWEQFPGLRERLLEYGRFIEQRISNWAEVKNYGLVDTEGEGRKAGEWLNVNQVDIVFVHAATYSTSSTVLPVHQICKAPVVFLNLQPTDRMNYEASTTGEWLAHCGACPVPEFSNAFNRAGLPFRIVNGLLGLEDSPAISLSNESTHMRKEAIRAWKEIEEWTRAAAVPRQLQYSRFGFLGNTYSGMLDMYSDFTMVQAQTGVHLEMLEMCELDRLLQEITTQEVKAKLEEVHAMFDISGDSPSDPIARKPTEDQLEWACRVAAAQEKLVREYDLDALTYYYHGTPGGHYEKLQGGFIVGHSLLTARGIPCSGEGDLKTALAMKICDLLGTGGSFSEIVVVDYVDETILLGHDGPFHIAISEGKPILRGMGLYHGKQGNGVSVEAKVKTGDITTLNVTQTGDGKLKLIISEGQSTNGPIMRIGNTQTPVKFSMHPDDYMKKWFMEAPTHHCAIAIGHQASLFEKVGYLMNIHTVLL from the coding sequence ATGCAATGGCAGCAGTCGATTAAACCAGCTAGTAAACCTAGAATCGGATTATATTCAGTAGGCTTGAAGGCTTACTGGGAGCAATTTCCCGGTTTGAGAGAGCGACTGCTCGAGTATGGAAGGTTTATTGAACAAAGAATATCTAACTGGGCTGAGGTGAAAAATTATGGTCTGGTTGATACGGAAGGAGAGGGACGCAAGGCCGGTGAATGGTTGAATGTGAACCAAGTAGATATCGTCTTTGTCCATGCGGCCACGTATTCGACGAGCTCGACAGTACTGCCGGTTCATCAAATTTGTAAGGCACCAGTCGTCTTCTTAAATCTTCAGCCAACAGACCGAATGAATTATGAGGCATCTACAACGGGGGAATGGCTGGCTCATTGTGGTGCTTGTCCAGTACCTGAGTTTTCAAATGCGTTCAATCGAGCAGGGCTACCCTTTCGAATTGTGAATGGACTGCTTGGCTTGGAAGACAGTCCTGCTATTTCGTTGTCCAATGAATCGACCCATATGCGCAAAGAAGCGATTCGCGCGTGGAAGGAGATTGAGGAGTGGACGAGAGCAGCAGCAGTTCCGCGGCAATTGCAATACAGTCGATTCGGTTTCCTCGGTAACACTTACTCTGGGATGCTGGATATGTATAGTGATTTTACGATGGTTCAGGCTCAGACAGGGGTACATCTTGAGATGCTGGAAATGTGCGAGCTCGATCGCTTGCTTCAGGAGATCACGACTCAAGAGGTCAAGGCTAAACTGGAAGAAGTGCATGCCATGTTCGACATAAGCGGCGACTCTCCGTCTGATCCAATAGCAAGAAAGCCAACTGAGGACCAACTGGAATGGGCCTGCAGAGTAGCGGCCGCACAAGAGAAGCTCGTTAGGGAATATGATTTGGATGCACTGACCTATTACTACCATGGCACTCCTGGTGGCCATTATGAGAAGCTACAGGGAGGGTTTATTGTAGGGCACTCGTTATTAACTGCGCGCGGTATTCCGTGCTCTGGTGAAGGTGACCTGAAGACTGCATTGGCCATGAAAATATGTGACCTGCTAGGTACAGGCGGCAGCTTCTCGGAAATTGTAGTTGTTGATTATGTGGATGAGACGATTCTTTTGGGACACGACGGTCCGTTCCACATTGCCATTTCCGAAGGAAAGCCTATTCTTAGGGGGATGGGACTCTATCATGGTAAGCAAGGCAACGGAGTGTCTGTCGAGGCGAAGGTGAAGACTGGCGACATCACGACCTTGAACGTCACCCAGACCGGAGACGGTAAGCTGAAGCTGATCATCAGCGAGGGGCAATCTACGAATGGTCCCATTATGCGCATCGGCAATACCCAAACTCCGGTAAAATTCAGCATGCATCCGGATGATTATATGAAGAAGTGGTTTATGGAAGCTCCGACGCATCACTGCGCCATAGCTATTGGACACCAGGCCAGTCTCTTCGAGAAGGTGGGATATCTTATGAATATCCATACTGTTCTTCTATAA
- the sufB gene encoding Fe-S cluster assembly protein SufB: MAKKMPEMGEYKYGFRDEHKSVFQSGKGLTREIVIEISRMKGEPEWMLEFRLKSLEQFQKMAMPNWGGNMDDLDFNDIQYYVKPSEKQGKTWEEVPTEIKETFDKLGIPEAEQKFLAGVSAQYESEVVYHSMQKELEDQGVLFMDTDTALREHPEIFRKYFGTVVPPADNKFAALNSAVWSGGSFIYVPKGVKVEIPLQAYFRINSENMGQFERTLIIADEGSFVHYVEGCTAPVYSTNSLHSAVVEILCLKDARVRYTTIQNWAPNIYNLVTKRAVAEENATMEWVDGNIGSKLTMKYPAVVLKGRGAKGMVLSIAVAGKGQHQDAGAKMIHLAPDTTSTIVSKSISKHGGKVTYRGLASFGRNSQGSKANIKCDTLIMDNQSTSDTIPYNEILNDNITLEHEATVSKVSEDQLFYLMSRGLTEAEATQMIVMGFIEPFTKELPMEYAVEMNRLIKFEMEGSIG; this comes from the coding sequence ATGGCTAAGAAAATGCCCGAAATGGGAGAGTACAAATACGGCTTTCGTGATGAGCATAAATCGGTCTTCCAGAGCGGTAAAGGTCTGACTCGTGAGATCGTGATCGAGATTTCCCGCATGAAGGGCGAGCCGGAATGGATGCTGGAGTTCCGTCTGAAGTCGCTGGAGCAGTTCCAGAAGATGGCGATGCCGAACTGGGGCGGCAACATGGACGATCTGGATTTCAACGATATCCAGTACTACGTGAAGCCTTCTGAGAAGCAAGGTAAGACATGGGAAGAGGTTCCGACTGAGATTAAGGAAACGTTCGACAAGCTCGGTATTCCAGAGGCGGAGCAGAAGTTCCTCGCTGGCGTATCGGCTCAGTACGAGTCCGAGGTCGTCTACCACAGCATGCAGAAGGAGCTTGAGGATCAGGGCGTCCTGTTCATGGATACCGATACAGCGCTTCGTGAGCATCCGGAGATCTTCAGGAAATATTTCGGGACGGTTGTACCTCCTGCGGACAACAAGTTCGCAGCGCTGAACAGCGCAGTATGGTCGGGAGGGAGCTTCATCTACGTGCCTAAGGGCGTGAAGGTGGAAATTCCGCTGCAGGCGTACTTCCGTATTAACTCCGAGAACATGGGTCAATTCGAGCGTACGCTGATCATCGCCGATGAAGGCAGCTTCGTGCATTACGTTGAGGGCTGTACAGCTCCTGTCTACAGCACGAACTCGCTGCACAGCGCCGTCGTTGAGATTCTGTGCCTGAAGGACGCTCGTGTGCGCTATACGACGATCCAGAACTGGGCACCGAATATCTACAACCTTGTTACGAAGCGTGCGGTAGCCGAAGAGAACGCAACGATGGAGTGGGTGGACGGCAACATCGGCTCGAAGCTGACGATGAAGTACCCAGCTGTCGTGCTGAAGGGCCGCGGCGCGAAGGGTATGGTATTGTCCATTGCCGTTGCAGGCAAGGGCCAGCACCAGGATGCAGGCGCGAAGATGATTCACCTTGCACCGGACACGACGTCCACGATCGTATCGAAGTCGATCAGTAAGCACGGCGGTAAAGTTACGTACCGCGGTCTCGCTTCCTTCGGACGTAACTCCCAAGGCTCCAAGGCGAACATCAAGTGCGATACGCTGATCATGGATAACCAGTCCACGTCGGACACGATTCCATACAACGAGATTCTGAACGATAACATTACCCTCGAGCACGAGGCGACCGTATCCAAGGTATCCGAGGATCAGCTGTTCTACCTCATGAGCCGCGGCTTGACCGAGGCTGAGGCAACACAGATGATCGTCATGGGCTTCATCGAGCCGTTCACGAAGGAGCTGCCGATGGAGTACGCGGTTGAGATGAACCGTCTTATCAAGTTCGAGATGGAAGGTAGTATTGGATAA
- the sufU gene encoding Fe-S cluster assembly sulfur transfer protein SufU has translation MQLDDLYRRVIMDHYKNPRNRGSFEGESVSIDLNNPTCGDKIQLQMQVEDGKIKAAKFTGEGCSISLSSASMMTEAVKGKSLDEALQMAEQFSSLMKGESVEFEYEELEALSGVNKFPARIKCATLAWNALRKGVDQVK, from the coding sequence ATGCAATTGGATGATTTGTACCGCAGAGTCATTATGGATCATTATAAAAATCCGCGGAACCGCGGCTCGTTCGAAGGCGAATCGGTTAGCATCGACCTGAACAACCCGACGTGCGGCGATAAGATTCAGCTGCAGATGCAGGTTGAGGATGGGAAGATCAAGGCGGCGAAGTTCACCGGGGAAGGCTGCTCGATCAGCCTTTCCTCCGCTTCCATGATGACGGAGGCGGTCAAGGGAAAGTCGCTGGACGAGGCGCTTCAGATGGCGGAGCAGTTCTCGAGCTTGATGAAGGGCGAGTCGGTCGAATTCGAGTACGAGGAATTGGAAGCATTGTCCGGTGTGAATAAATTTCCTGCCCGCATCAAGTGTGCGACATTGGCATGGAACGCGCTCCGCAAGGGCGTAGATCAAGTAAAATAA